In bacterium, the DNA window AGGATCAACAATCCAGGCAATTGCGACTCTCTCGGATATCCGCGAGCAGGCAATGTCCTCGGAATTGTAAACGAAGTCCCTCGAATCGAAAACCTGGTATGGAGAATCCCAATCAACGAAGAGCCCCATTCCCTCTTCGTAAAAGGGTGTGCCGCCCACGTGAAACATCTGTACTGAGTCTCCATCTGCTGTCCCGACAAGATGCAATCTACCGTGCGAATCAACATCCGACCTTCCGTACATTGTCAACTCCGTTTCAGGAAAATAGGGAGGAGTGGACTGCTGAAAGGCTCCTGTGCAGGGCAGAAACTCGATTAAGCCTTGAAGGTAAGTGCTGGTTGTTCCATTAACGTGATAAACAGCAATCGCATGTCCAAACGGCCCGGAATTAACCGTTGGAAAACCAGATCTCCACTCACCCCCCATCGCCGCACCTGTATCAAAGACCAGATTTCCAGCTTCAGTATTCCAACAATTGTAATAAGCTTCTCGAAAAGTCTGTGTTGAACCGCTTTGAGTCCAGACAAAATGTACTTGTCCGCCAATTGCAACCGCAATCAGCCTTCCGGTTGATCCGCTCGTCTGCGCATCCCACCACGTGCTCCCCACATACATCCACACCGAATTGGGCGTACCGCCCTCTTGGGCAAAGACGGCCGAAACCAACCCCAAAACTAAACTGAACAAAACCACGCGCTTCACAGGACACCTCCGGTGAAAAATGGACGCGGGACCCATGCTCTGAATTTAGACCGAAACTCCACAAAAGTCAAGCACCCCCGTTATCCGGAGGTGCTTGTGTGATATTGTTCCGAAACCGTTGTCAGGCAAATGGTTCACTTTTAGCGCAGGCGACAGCGCAATCAGTCCAGCGGCACGCCAGCTATTTAAGAAGTACCATCTTCCGCGTCATTGAAGTTCCGCCCATTTCGAGTTTCGAGAAATATACTCCGCTCGCCAGGCCGGCGCCGTCGAAACTCACCGTGTGAACTCCAGCACCAAGCGATTCACCATCCAATAACGCCGCCACTTCGCGGCCCGTTACGTCAAACACCGTCAAACTGACGTTGCCGGATTTCGCCAAATCAAATTGGATGTTTGTAGTCGGATTAAATGGATTCGGATAATTCTGATGCAGCATGAATCCCTGCGGCACCTCGGCGCGCTCATCACCAATGGCACCAATATTCGGGAAGCCTGTCGAGTCTGAACGGAATGCCCAAATCTCCTGCAGCGGAGTCGTCGGAATATCGCCCACTGGAATCCGCATGTAAATCATGTCATTGTTACTTGTCGGACCTTCAGGACCACTCGAAGCCACCGCGCTGCCCGCAGCGTAGTCATGCAAATACAGCGTGTGAATAATCCCGTCCGTCACGTACTTCGCCGTCGTAATATCCCGCTCGCTCGGATCATTGCCCGTCGGTTGGTTAGGTTCTCCCGGTGTGTTGCTGACATTCGTTGGCACCGCCCATGTCTGCCCGTTATCCGTCGAGACACTCATGTAAAATTCGCCCATCGGATAGCCTGCATCGCTGAAAGCATGCTGGTCGAATTGCTGGAACGAACAGTATAGATAATCGTTCGTCGTGTCAATGGCCAGACTCGGACGATGGCACATCAAATTGTTCACACCCAAAGCCACGGAATCATTGGCAAAATAGGCATGATTGATAAGGTTGAACTCCTGTCTGTCCTCGCCCCAGTGCCACAGAGTCGCATACACAAAGCCGAACGGTCCGTTGGCGCCCGTTTCGTCAATCGCAAAATACGCTTGCGCCGTGAAGGCAATATGCACATTGTCTTCGTCATCGAGAATAATGGACAAATCAAGCCACGGACGGAACGTGTCACCGACACACTCTTCATAGGTGCCGCCGTTCCCGAAGCATGTCGTGTCCACCGCCGGAATGTTTGTCACGGGAATCGTCTCTCCCCACGTCAAGCCACCGTCGTTGGAGATTTTGAGCATGATGTTCTCGTCATCCACGAATCCCGCCGGGTCGACTGGATCGGCAATCCACGCCACCGCCACCTTGTCTGAAATCCGCGAGCACGCCACATCAATCGTAATGAACGTTGCCTCTTCCCACGGCGTCTGGAACGACTGCTCCCAATCAATCTCCAGACCGAATCCACTGTCGTAAATGGGCACGCCGCGCGCGTAATACTCTGCGCCTGCGCCGCCGCTCTCAGTGGCCACCATGTGAATCTTGCCGTGGCGGTCCTGATCAATATGCGGCCAGATAATCTGCGGCTCACCCGCCGGATATGGTACCTCAAAACCGGTAAATGCGCCACTGCAGTTGAGGAAGTCTATGGATGCCGTGGCATGCGGCAGCGCTCCAATGATTTCATGAAAACCCGGAAATCCAAACCCGTTCGGCGCCGCGACAACATTACAGAAGCCCGCGCGCGTTCCGGCGTCCACGCGGACTCCGCCGTTAAAAATGAAGCTGTCAATGCCGGACGGCCAGCAGTTGTAATAGATGTGCCGCTCCGCCGAGCCGTCCTGCTCTCCATTCGTCCAAACGACGTGCACATTCCCTTGTGCATCGACGGCAATTTGCTTGCCATGTGTTCCGTTCGTTTGATAGTCATACCACGTTCCGCCCGCTCGCGCCCATGTCGAGTTCGGCGTCCCGCCTTCATCATCCAGCGTACCTCCCGGAACGCGTTCAATGGAACCTGCCAGGACCTGTTCAAAGGCCGTTGTCGCAACAGGGCCGACGATGAGGTCCTTCGCGCTTTTTGCCACGGCAACCGCAGCTACTGAACAAACAATCAACAATGCCAAAAAGATTCGTCGCTCCATGGGACACCTCCGCGGAGTATGATTTGGGACCCGTTTTCCAAGTTTCCAGAATGTAGAGCGAAACTTCAGGAAAGTCAAGCAAAAAAACACCCTCCGGATTTTCCGCAGGGCATTTTACATTAAGCAGACCGGAATGCTAATCTTCCAGTGTGTCGGTCACCATGATTTGAAAGGTGTCGCAATCCACAGCACAAAAGACTCCGAGGCCGCCGCTGATATTGGAGACCGGGTCGTTGCGGAAATCACCGATTAAGATGGTCGAAACGTAGTTCCACCACATTGAATCACACGAAAATACTCTGAACTGCGTCGGACCGGAGTAACAGAAGTTCAGCCATGGAATGTCCTGCGAGTTGATGAACCGCGTGCTCCAAATGGACAAATACGTTCCCGGTCCGTTGTCATCACCAAAGTCACACTCTTCACCAAATTTCCCTTCTTCCAGACTTTCCGTCAGAATCGCATATCCGAAATTCGCCGGATCTGTCGTCCAACTGAGCCTCAGCTCATCCCCGCCGTATTCGAGCGTGTCGGGTGCCGAATCGGTTATCACACCATTAACATCGACCAGCACGGTTTCCGTCAGTTCAATCGGTGCCACTGCGGTTGAATAGGCGCGCAGAGTGTCACCGTCAAGCGCCACGAGCAAGTCATACCGCTTGCCTGTCGTGACAACTTGCACCGAGTCCGCCGCCGCATAGGAACCCGGCTCCCCCGAATTTGCTTCAGTCAGTGCGTGCGTCACGCCATCGACCGTCACAAACACGTTCGCTCCGGTCACCTTGACCGAATCCGCATAGTAAGGGTCAGTCGTCGGCACAGTGTGAGTCAGTCGAATTTCCATTCTCTGCCCGATCCACATGAAACCGTCAACGACAATTTTCTCTTCGTAGACAGATGGAGCTTCATCGTCACACGCCGAAAACAGGATGGTGCTGAACAGAGTCAGCAGGATGTACGAAATGTATTTCATAGTTTAGAACTCCGCTGTAAAGCCGAATGTGGGCAGAAACGGCAACTGGCCGTTTTTCTCGATTCCGACCGGATTTGTCGTGAAGTCCGGTGACAGCGTGAGCGGGTTCTTCCGCCCCAGAACATTGATAATCTCAATGTAGGGCATAAACGTGCACCAGTTCCACTCATACTTCAGTCGATATGCCACGTCCACTCTCACATATGCGTCAAACCTCTCACCGTTGGTTCTGCCTTGCAAGAAGTAATGCGGCGGCAATTCTAATCCGGGGCTGTAGGCGCCTTCAGGCTTAGTGTAAGGCAGTCCGGACTGGTAGTTCAAACGCGCTTCCAGACTTCCGCGGTTGCGCACCTTTCTGCTCATGAAGATATTCGTATTGTGCTGGCGGTCAAAGAATGCAGGAAACGAGAGACCGTTGTCAATGGGCTCAAAGCTGCTGAAGCTCTCATAGATTCTCCGCGAGCGTCCCCAGCCATATCCCCAACTCATGTCGTACGCTCCAAAGGACCCTCCGATTGTGAAGTCCATACCGTAAGCATATCCTTTGCCCATTCGGACATAGTCCTCCAAATCGGTGTCTCCGTCGTCCTTGGCATTGAACAAATCAAGCTGCGCGATATTCTGAAAATTCTTGTAGTACGCGCCGCCCGATACTTTGAACCGTCCCAGACTGTCATCGACAAATGACACGGCGAACTGCTGTCCACGCGCGATACCGAACCTCTCGGACAACGGTACGTACGAGTCAAACAGCGAGGCGAAGTCCTCACCCACGCGCATCTGCTGCAAGTATTGAGTGTAAAGTCCCCATGCTCCGCTGACGTACATTCCGGGAGCCAAATCACGGCGCGCAGCCAATCGCGGAGTCAGTTCTTCTGAATTGTTAATGCTGTAATGCTCCAGCCTGAGCCCGGGGCTGATGGTCCACTTGTCCGTCAGTCGGTAGTCGTCGGAAACATAAACGGACAACAGATTTCCCTTGTAGTCGTTATGTCCGACAAGATAATCCGATGAAACTCCCTCCAGAAACGAATCGAAGAACTTCGCCTCGGCACCGAAATCCAAGGTGTTGCGCGCATTCGCGTAATAGGTAAAGTCGGTCTCGGCAGTGACGTCTGTGATTTCATTGTTCCACTCAAACCAGGAGTCCGTCGTCTCAAACCGCTGCCGTCCGTAAAACTTGCTTCCGGCAACGGTCGTGTGCGAATAGAGCTTGGGTGAGAAAATATGGACATAGGGCAGACTGAACGTGCGGTTTCCCCACTTCAGTCTAAGCCGGTCACCCGTCGCGGAAGACAATTGCAGAATGTCATCGCCCCAATATCCGGACGGCGAAAGTCTGTCACCGTTCGCAAAGTCGCGTGTGAGCTTGGCATTGAAGTCGTAGAAATAGTACGGGAACTCGTCTTCAATGATATCCATACTCTTGAACAATTTTGTCGCGGCATCGATGTAGGTTCTGCGTCCTGCCACAAGCCAGGAGCCGTGCGGCAACGGCCCTTCCAGCAAACCTGTCGACGACAACAACGACAGACCGACCTTGCCTTCGACCTTGTTCCGGTTTCCTTCGCGGTCTGCAACATCGACGACAGCCGATAGTCTGCCGCCGTACTTCGCGCCGAATCCACCCTTAATCAGCTTCACATCTTTGACGGCATCCATGTTGAAAATCGAGAACAATCCGCCCAAATGCGTCGGCTTGTATACGTTGATGCCATTCAATAGGATTAAGTTCTGGTCGCCGGAACCGCCCCAGATATTCAAATCTGCGGAGAAATCGCTCGATGGGAGAATTCCGGCCGTCGCCTGAAGTGCCCGGAACAAATCCGGTTCTGCAAGCTGTGGCAGCTTCAAAAGCTCGCGCGGATTCACATCAATCTGTGCAACCTTTGGCGCATACTCCGGTTCACGGTCCCGCTCTGCAAGAATCTCAACTTCCTTGAATTGCAGAGCCGCATCCTTCATTCTGACGTCAATGTTCTGATTTTCTCCGTTTCGTACCGTGATGGACCGGCGCAGCGTCTCATAACCAAGCGAGGTGAATACTAACGTGTACTCTCCGTCCTCCAGATTCGGGAGCGAGAAGAACCCTTCCACATTGGCTGCCGTCCCGCGATTGGCGCCTTCCACGACAACCGCCACAGCAGGAATGGATTCCCCCGTTGCTTCATCTTTAATCTTGCCCGAAATCGTTGCCCGGGCGAACGCTGCCGTAAACGGTACGGCTAACAGCAGCGCGATTGCAATCCACTTTCTCATTTCTCTCCGTTTAGAATGTGCCTTGTATGGCGGCCAAGTTGCTCCTCTACGAACTGCAAAGGCGGCTTTTTGTTTCCGGAATCACCTGCCGGCCGCCGCGGGCCGCGAGGATTAAATGTCAATTAAAGTTGATAAAGAGAACCGAACTTCTCAGTCAAATAGTTGAGATAGCCGTCCGTCCCGAGCGGTTTGCCCGTGGCCTTGATGAGCAGCTCGTCTCTTGAATATCTTCTTCCCAGCCGGTGCACATGGGTTCGCAGCCATTCGAGAATCTCGGCGAAATTCCCCGTTTCAATCTGCTTGTTCATCGCCGGCATGTCCTGATTCATCTTCTTCCAGAGCTGCCCCGCCGCAATATTCCCCACGCTGTAGGACGGGAAGTAGCCGAAAGCTCCGCTGCTCCAATGCACGTCCTGCATTACACCCTGCTTTCCATCGTCCGGCGGCGTTACGCCGAGATAAGTCTCAACCTTTTTGTTCCAAACCTTTGGCAAGTCTGAAACCGAAATGACTCCAGCGAACAAGTCGCGCTCAATTTCGAATCTAAGAATAATATGTAAGTCGTATGTGAGCTCGTCCGCTTCAACCCGCACAAGACTCCGCTCGACGTGATTCACGGCAAGCACCCAGTCTTCTACCGACATGCCGTCAAGCTCTTTGGCAAACTGCTGCAGCAAAACGGGATAGAATTGCTTCCAGAACGGAAGACTGCGGCCGATGTAGTTCTCCCACATTCTGCTCTGGGATTCATGCAGGCCGTAGCTCAGCGCTTCAGACAGCGGAGTGCCGTAAGTCTCCGGTGCGACTCCCTGTTCATACAATCCGTGCCCCATTTCGTGAATGATTCCGAATATCGCCTGCTGTGGAGCGTGCTCGTTATAGCGGGTCGTGAGCCTTACATCTCCCAATCCGCCCGAGCAAAACGGATGAATTGAGGTGTCAAGTCGTCCTGCCTGTTTGTCAAAACCGATTTTCTCAATCAGTGTTTCTCCGAAAGCTTTCTGCTTCTCGGCGGCAAAGCGGTTCTTCTCAAACTCAAACTTCGCCTTCACTGGTGAAGAAATGACCTTTTCAGCCAGCGGCACCGTCACCGCCTTTACTTCATCGAACAGTCTGGTCAGCGAATCCACCGTCGCTCCCGGCTCAAACCCTTCAATCAGAGCATTCAGCGGCGTCCCCTGCCAGCCATATGCGTCGGCAAGCTGCTTGCTAAGTTTCACGAGCTTCTCGAGCTCAGGTGCGAACATGGCAAAGTCCGCTTTTTCGCGCGCCCGTCCCCAGACTTCGTGCGCGAGCGATTCCTGCCGGGAAAGTTCCTCAACAAGTTCCTGCGGCACTTTGGTCGCACGCTCATAATCCCTTGCCATCTCCCGCACATTGGCTCGTTCCGCTTCGTTAAGCTCACCGTTTGCATTCTTCAAAGCGGCAATCATTTCGCCGACTTTCGGCGACGTCAACCGTTCATGTGCCAGACCGCTGATCATGGCAATCTGGTCTGCCCGCTTCGGCGCTCCCTTCGGCGGCATGTTCACCTGCATGTCCCAACCCAGCACTCCGCTGATGCCGGACAGGGTTGAATACTGCTTGAAGTGCGTCTCAAGCTCGGCATAAGTCTTTCTGATATCTGCTGCCATATGTTTTCCTTTCCTGAACAACCGGGCGGGACCGCCTCTTCCCGGCCATAAAAAACTCTGATTTCGGTTTGCCTCCGATTTTGCTCCGGCCAGCCCGGTCATTACGATGTATTCATGCAGAATCGATTGGTTTCGATGCGATTTTGCGCGATACCGCTAAAAGGCGATTCGATAGACAAACCCTTTTGAATTACTGAAAATACAGAACTAAGCGACAAAAATACGTAAATTTGACCAGATTCTCAACTATTTAATCCACCTAAATTAGGGTCAGTTGTAGTGAATCGGCAACTCTCGCGAAATGTGGATATTTTTCTAAAATTTTCCCGCACCTCTTGTCCCGAGATACTTCATGTATTACTTTATGGTGTGTAAAAGATTTCGCAGTTTTGATGACTACCAGAGATATCGCATGATACGTTGGCTATCGCCTGCTTGCCTGTTCTGCATCCTCAACTTTTCCCACACCCCGCCTGCTTGGGCAACTTTGTCCGGCACGTTTGTCGTTGGTCGCGACGGCGATTTTCCCACCCTTTCTGCCGCCCTTGATACCATCAATTCCAGTGGTATCGGGGGCGATGTCCTGTTGAAAATCGAACCCGGTCAGCAAACCGGCCCCTTCAGTTTGGGGGCTTTCCCCGGCACGGTCTCACACACACTCTCCATATCCGCAATTGAGGACGGTTCTGTCATTTTGGCCACGGATGATTCCTCAATTCCGTTGTTTAGTGTTCACGGTGCGCAAAATGTCTTGCTGGAAGGCCTGATACTCCGTGGCGCAACCTCCTCCGCACCTCTCTTTCGCATCGACAGCACAAGTTCCAACATTAGCCTCTCCGCCTGCACACATGAGGGGGGCGGCTCAGGCCGTTTGGTGGAAGTGCTGGGCTCATCCGTCCGCGCAATTCGTTGGAACAACTCTTCATTCCGCAAGGCCGCCTACGGTGTTTATTTCGACGGAATGGAAAGTTCCGCTTCGGACAACAGAGTTTCAAGCTGCGTGTTTGACAGCGTGCAGCACGGAATATATGTCAGCCGTCAGACAAATTTTTCCGTTGTAAATTGCGAAATTCGGCCAAACCTCGGCACAGGCAGTGATGGTGCATCGGGGGTTACCATTGCCGCACAGAACCCCGCCGACAGCGTTTTTGTCAGCGGCAATGAATTCTCCGGCATACGCACGTCCACGGGCTACGCGGTGGCGATTCGCCACAACCCTCTGAACTCGACGGCATTCCTGCGCGCATCAAACAATTTTATTTTCGGGTTCCAAAATACAGGTTCCTCGCAGGTGCGCGCCATCTACGTTTCCGGCGGACAGAACCGGATTTTGAATAATAGCATTCTGGTCAATGATGTCGCCGCGACCGGAGCCGCCTACTCACTCTATAACGGTCTGGTGGCTGCCGATTCCCGTTTGACCTTTGTGAACAATATCTTGGTCAATCTCGAAGCGACTCGCCCGGCCTACAATGCATTTATGCTGACACAGGCTGCCGCAGTCGATTGCGACAACAACATCTACTATGGCACCGGCACGGGCTACCGGCTTGGCTGGCTCTACCAAGCGTTCCAAACCCTGGCATCATGGCAGAGTGGAACCGGGCATGATGCCAATAGTTACTCGGGCGATCCACAATTTGCTTCTTCTGCCGATTTGCACTTACAGGAAACTTCGGCAATCGCACACCAGAACGGCGCGGTCGTGCTGGACGTTCCCGTGGACATAGACGGTGAATTTCGCTTTCAGCCGCCGGATATCGGGGCGGACGAATTCACCTATCTGGCTCCTCCGGTTGACGCAGCCATCCTGAACGTCATAGATCTGCCGACGGCCTTCCCGGAACACTCTCTGCTCCGGATTGAGGTCGTTGTGCAAAATCGCGGTAGGGAACGGCTCTCCGGGCTGCCGTTGCGACTTTCCTATGCCGACACGGCGCGGGCGGAAGTGATGATTTCACTTTCTCCGTCGGAGGCGGACACATTTTCACTGCTGTGGAGCACGGTCGGTGCGCATGAATCAGCCGAACTCATCATTGAGGCCGTGCTTGGCGCGGACGCAAACCCTTCCGATAACGCGCGTGCGTTTCAGTTTGCAGTCGTGGACCAGCCTTTGCAGGGCACCTACCGCGTTGGTGGATTCGATGCGCACTTCAATTCACTCCTCGAAGCATCGACTGCACTCTCGTCACAAGGTGTTTCAGGTCCGGTGACCCTTGAGCTGGCGCCCGGCATATATAATGACAATCTCGTGCTCGAGTCTGTCATCGGACTATCCGCGGAATCTCCGCTGCACGTCAAGCCTTCACCTTTGGATGAAGGAATCGTGCAGCTCTCGCCGATTTCGGGACAGCGCGTGATACTTCTGTCCGATGTTTCATATGTAACCATCGAAGGCTTGATTCTGCAGGGCAGCTCGGGCACCCTCGAAGGAATCGCCATTATTAACGGCAGCCACAATAATACCATTCGCAACTGCCGCATTCTCTGCACGTCGCAAGAGCAGTCCAATGCGTCGGGAGTGTATATCGGACAGAATTGCCGCGATAACACGCTGTCCGAGCTTGACATCAGCTATTCATACTCGGGCATACGCCTTGACGGCAGCAGCAGCGGTGACCAGCGAAACAATGTCATCCGCGAGTGCAGAGTGTACAACGTACGCTCTTGCATCACCGCATCTTGGCAGCGCAGCCTGCAAATTCAGGAATGTGAACTTCGCGCGGGGTACTCCGGTGCACCCGCCCCTTGTTACGGGATAAGAATTTCCAGCCTTTCACCGCAAGACACTGTGACGTTGGAGCGCAACAGCATCATTGGAGCACTCGCTTCAGGTTCGCTGACGGCTCTCTCCTGTGAAGCGGGGAACGGAGTCTTGCTCGCCGTGAACAATTGGATTGGCAACTTCGACTCCGCGAACTTGGGACCGCTCACGGCGGTGTCTGTGATAAGCGGAACGGCGATGCTCTACTTCAATACGATTCGTCTTGGCGATGTCAATGCCCAAACCGTCACCGGAATCGCAGTGTCAGGAACTCAAACGTATGCGAGCTTGGTTAACAATATCGTGGAGATTTCCGACCCGGACGCCACTGCGCGCTTCATAGAATGGAATTCGGGCTCCATCACCGCAAATCATAATCTCTATGACGCTCCGGGAACTAACACAGCTTTCCGCTTTGCTTCCGGCTCGCTCGACAACGAATACCAAACGCTCGCCGCGTGGATTGCCTCCACTGCACAGGACAGCAACAGCGTTTCGGCCACGGCGGGATTTGAATCAAGCACGGGGTTTCATGTTCGGCCGGATGCTTCCGGTCCGTCCAATCGCGGCCTGGGTATACCATCGTTCATCTATGATTTAGACGGCGAACCGCGGGACTCCCTGCCTGACATTGGCGCGGACGAATACACATTCCTGCCTGCCGTGACGGACTTGGCGGCCGAATCGGTTGAGCTGGCAAACATGCCCGCGCCGGCAGGAGAAATTGCTCAGGTGTTGACAGTCGTTTCCAACATCGGACAGACCGCCGTGACCGATGCGGAAGTTACGCTGCTCTACAACGAAGTGCCGCTTGAGTCACGGACAGTTACACTGGAACCCGGAGCGCAAACAGAGCAGATATGGAATTGGGTCGCGCCGCAGACTTTGCTGGCTTTTGGCACACTAAGACTTCAGGTGAATGCTGTTTCCGACGTCGTCAACGCCAACAATTCCCTTTCCCAATCGATTGTCATCGCCGGTGAACCGCTTGCCGACACGGTTTATGTTGGCATGAGCCGCTCCGAGCTTTCCACGCTTGACGAATTGACAAACCACTTGAAATGGCGGGGCGTCAGCTCGCGGGTAACGGTATTCCTTGCACCCGTTCTTCACGTTGGCCCGCTTGTCTTGTACAATATTCCCGGCGCGGATTCTGTTAACCGGGTAACGATATCGCCCGCAGCAGAATCCGGAGCGGCCATAACGGCCGGGAACAGCACAGCGGTGATTGAATTTCGCGACGCTGACTTTGTCACAATTGACGGTGTTGAAATACTTGCCGGTCCGGGAACGGCAGCGGCCGTTCTCATGGACAACATGTCCTGCCACAATGTTGTCACCAACTGTCAAGTCTCCGGCAGCGGTTCAGAGATTCTGAACACGTTCGGGATCAGAGTCTCAGGCACGTCATCACATGGAAATGAGATTTCCGGCAACACCATTTCCGGCTGCTATATCGGAGCCGCGTTGAGCAACAGTGAGAACATCAACTCGCTCGGCAATGTCGTAATTGATAACAACATATCGGACGTCTATTACGGAGTTTGGGTTGACCATCAGCATAACGCGCTGGTCAAAGGAAACGACATAATTCCCGGCTCGTCAGCGGGTCCGGCAGGAGGCTGCTACGGCGTCTACATACTTCAGCTCGGAGACGAGGGCTCAGTTCGTGTCGAAGGAAACAAGATTCACGGCTTTCTCGATTCACCCGGTCCGCGCACAAACCGCGCGTGCGGAGTCTATTCCGCTCCAGGAATCACCTCGTATGTGGAAATCGTGAACAACTTCATTTACGGATACTCGCAATTGACCTCGCTGCGCTCGCGCGGGGTGTATCTGTCAAGCGGCAATCATCTCGTCGCCAATAACAGCATTCGCATCGGCGATTCACCCGCCGACAATGACCACGCGGGAATCTACGTTTCCACCGGAACGCAGCACGAAATTTACAATAATTGCGTAATGGGTTATGAGAATGATATCGTGGGTTACGGCATAGACGTTGAGACGGGCGCGAGTATCCTCTCTGATTACAACTGCATGTGGGGAAGTTCGCCGAGCTTTAAATTCGCGGCATTGGGAACTCAGGACTTCTCTTCGCTTTCAGAGTGGCAATCCACCGGTCAGGACCTGCATAGTCTCAGCGCGCATGCCCGCTATGTGTCATCGTCGGACTTGCACATACAGACTACGGACACAGTGCTCTACGCACGCGGTTTGCAGTTACCGGAAATCCCGCAGGACATTGACGGCGACATGCGGGCGGCAGTGCCGTGTATTGGCGCCGACGAGTATACGCTCTTGACTCAGCTTCAACCTCCGGCAGGACTGACCGTAGTTGTCACAAGTGACTCAGAAGTTGTACTGAACTGGCAGCCGGTGGCCGGTGCATCGCAGTATCGAATCTATGGCGCGACCACGAACAATGAACTTGAGACGTCACCGCAGGAGCTGGGAACCAGCACGACAGCCTCATGGATTTGGGATTTCTCCGCCGACCCGACCGGTTTCCGTTTCTTTCAGGTCAGAGCAGAATAAGTCTGACCGGGAAGTAATTCAAAGGCTGTCTGCTCCAGGCAGCTTTTTTTGTTTAAGAACTTGACTTGGCTAAGTTTAGAAAAACGTGATTCCGGTCTTGCCGCTCCGCAGGAGAATATGTATCTTAGGATTATGCACATTCGCCCACTTTCGTACCTACTGGGAGTCCTGACTCTCATTGGACTGACGCATTCGCAAACGGTTGCTCCGCAGTGGCAAACCCGCTTTGAGCTTTCGGACAGTCTTGAAACATCCGGTTATGCCGAGTGTTTGACCTACTGC includes these proteins:
- a CDS encoding TonB-dependent receptor, coding for MRKWIAIALLLAVPFTAAFARATISGKIKDEATGESIPAVAVVVEGANRGTAANVEGFFSLPNLEDGEYTLVFTSLGYETLRRSITVRNGENQNIDVRMKDAALQFKEVEILAERDREPEYAPKVAQIDVNPRELLKLPQLAEPDLFRALQATAGILPSSDFSADLNIWGGSGDQNLILLNGINVYKPTHLGGLFSIFNMDAVKDVKLIKGGFGAKYGGRLSAVVDVADREGNRNKVEGKVGLSLLSSTGLLEGPLPHGSWLVAGRRTYIDAATKLFKSMDIIEDEFPYYFYDFNAKLTRDFANGDRLSPSGYWGDDILQLSSATGDRLRLKWGNRTFSLPYVHIFSPKLYSHTTVAGSKFYGRQRFETTDSWFEWNNEITDVTAETDFTYYANARNTLDFGAEAKFFDSFLEGVSSDYLVGHNDYKGNLLSVYVSDDYRLTDKWTISPGLRLEHYSINNSEELTPRLAARRDLAPGMYVSGAWGLYTQYLQQMRVGEDFASLFDSYVPLSERFGIARGQQFAVSFVDDSLGRFKVSGGAYYKNFQNIAQLDLFNAKDDGDTDLEDYVRMGKGYAYGMDFTIGGSFGAYDMSWGYGWGRSRRIYESFSSFEPIDNGLSFPAFFDRQHNTNIFMSRKVRNRGSLEARLNYQSGLPYTKPEGAYSPGLELPPHYFLQGRTNGERFDAYVRVDVAYRLKYEWNWCTFMPYIEIINVLGRKNPLTLSPDFTTNPVGIEKNGQLPFLPTFGFTAEF
- a CDS encoding carboxypeptidase M32, coding for MAADIRKTYAELETHFKQYSTLSGISGVLGWDMQVNMPPKGAPKRADQIAMISGLAHERLTSPKVGEMIAALKNANGELNEAERANVREMARDYERATKVPQELVEELSRQESLAHEVWGRAREKADFAMFAPELEKLVKLSKQLADAYGWQGTPLNALIEGFEPGATVDSLTRLFDEVKAVTVPLAEKVISSPVKAKFEFEKNRFAAEKQKAFGETLIEKIGFDKQAGRLDTSIHPFCSGGLGDVRLTTRYNEHAPQQAIFGIIHEMGHGLYEQGVAPETYGTPLSEALSYGLHESQSRMWENYIGRSLPFWKQFYPVLLQQFAKELDGMSVEDWVLAVNHVERSLVRVEADELTYDLHIILRFEIERDLFAGVISVSDLPKVWNKKVETYLGVTPPDDGKQGVMQDVHWSSGAFGYFPSYSVGNIAAGQLWKKMNQDMPAMNKQIETGNFAEILEWLRTHVHRLGRRYSRDELLIKATGKPLGTDGYLNYLTEKFGSLYQL
- a CDS encoding DUF4249 family protein, with amino-acid sequence MKYISYILLTLFSTILFSACDDEAPSVYEEKIVVDGFMWIGQRMEIRLTHTVPTTDPYYADSVKVTGANVFVTVDGVTHALTEANSGEPGSYAAADSVQVVTTGKRYDLLVALDGDTLRAYSTAVAPIELTETVLVDVNGVITDSAPDTLEYGGDELRLSWTTDPANFGYAILTESLEEGKFGEECDFGDDNGPGTYLSIWSTRFINSQDIPWLNFCYSGPTQFRVFSCDSMWWNYVSTILIGDFRNDPVSNISGGLGVFCAVDCDTFQIMVTDTLED
- a CDS encoding T9SS type A sorting domain-containing protein: MERRIFLALLIVCSVAAVAVAKSAKDLIVGPVATTAFEQVLAGSIERVPGGTLDDEGGTPNSTWARAGGTWYDYQTNGTHGKQIAVDAQGNVHVVWTNGEQDGSAERHIYYNCWPSGIDSFIFNGGVRVDAGTRAGFCNVVAAPNGFGFPGFHEIIGALPHATASIDFLNCSGAFTGFEVPYPAGEPQIIWPHIDQDRHGKIHMVATESGGAGAEYYARGVPIYDSGFGLEIDWEQSFQTPWEEATFITIDVACSRISDKVAVAWIADPVDPAGFVDDENIMLKISNDGGLTWGETIPVTNIPAVDTTCFGNGGTYEECVGDTFRPWLDLSIILDDEDNVHIAFTAQAYFAIDETGANGPFGFVYATLWHWGEDRQEFNLINHAYFANDSVALGVNNLMCHRPSLAIDTTNDYLYCSFQQFDQHAFSDAGYPMGEFYMSVSTDNGQTWAVPTNVSNTPGEPNQPTGNDPSERDITTAKYVTDGIIHTLYLHDYAAGSAVASSGPEGPTSNNDMIYMRIPVGDIPTTPLQEIWAFRSDSTGFPNIGAIGDERAEVPQGFMLHQNYPNPFNPTTNIQFDLAKSGNVSLTVFDVTGREVAALLDGESLGAGVHTVSFDGAGLASGVYFSKLEMGGTSMTRKMVLLK